In a genomic window of Streptomyces roseoviridis:
- a CDS encoding response regulator transcription factor — protein sequence MVIAEDSVLLREGLTRLLTDLGHEVVAGVGDGEALVKTVSELAAEGALPDVVVADVRMPPTHTDEGVRAAVRLRKEHPGLGVLVLSQYVEEQYATELLAGSSTGVGYLLKDRVAEVREFVDAVVRVADGGTALDPEVVAQLLGRSRRQDVLAVLTPREREVLGLMAEGRTNSAIAKQLVVSDGAVEKHIGNIFLKLGLSPSDGDHRRVLAVLTYLNS from the coding sequence GTGGTGATCGCCGAGGACTCGGTGCTGCTGCGCGAGGGGCTCACCCGTCTCCTCACCGATCTGGGGCACGAGGTGGTCGCCGGGGTCGGGGACGGTGAGGCGCTGGTGAAGACCGTGTCCGAGCTCGCGGCGGAGGGGGCGCTGCCGGACGTGGTCGTGGCGGACGTACGGATGCCGCCGACGCACACGGACGAGGGGGTGCGGGCGGCGGTGCGGCTGCGGAAGGAGCATCCGGGGCTCGGGGTGCTGGTCCTTTCGCAGTACGTGGAGGAGCAGTACGCGACGGAGCTGCTCGCCGGTTCCAGCACGGGCGTGGGCTACCTCCTGAAGGACCGGGTCGCCGAGGTCCGGGAGTTCGTGGACGCGGTGGTGCGGGTGGCCGACGGCGGTACGGCGCTGGATCCGGAGGTGGTGGCGCAGCTGCTCGGCCGCAGCCGCAGGCAGGACGTGCTGGCCGTGCTGACCCCGCGTGAGCGGGAGGTCCTGGGCCTGATGGCGGAGGGTCGTACGAATTCGGCCATCGCGAAGCAGCTGGTGGTGAGCGACGGCGCGGTGGAGAAGCACATCGGGAACATCTTCCTGAAGCTGGGCCTGTCGCCGAGTGACGGGGATCACCGCCGGGTACTCGCGGTGTTGACCTACCTGAACTCCTGA